Proteins encoded in a region of the Streptomyces sp. NBC_01298 genome:
- a CDS encoding ABC transporter permease, with product MSTVSATSAPPSPPQGRRLIAVIVLIPVFVTLALWAFSWPASRSAPRDLPIGVAGPAAAAEGVQKQLQQKPGAFEIHRYADEAAARAAIEARTVYGAVVVTQQGPKLLTASAASTVVAQLLQQAVTAGSPQGTQVRITDVVAAPAQDPRGAVLNSSLLPMTLAGIAAGAVITLLGLRGTRGALALLGSAALVGIVAAALTHSWLGALSGNWWAEAGTLGLTALAVGATVAGLAALIGPAGIGAGALLCMLVGNAFSGMTSAPELLPEPAGLIGQWLPPGAGGSLLRSVAFFDGAQAVRSSITLTMWVIAGLAAVLLARPRRPTSASAAVPRQAPEAATAG from the coding sequence ATGTCCACCGTGTCCGCTACTTCCGCGCCACCGTCTCCGCCCCAGGGCAGGCGTCTGATCGCTGTCATAGTCCTGATCCCGGTGTTCGTGACCCTTGCCCTGTGGGCGTTCTCCTGGCCGGCCAGCCGGAGCGCACCGCGTGATCTCCCCATCGGCGTCGCGGGCCCCGCGGCGGCGGCCGAAGGCGTTCAGAAGCAACTGCAGCAGAAGCCGGGCGCGTTCGAGATCCACCGGTACGCCGACGAAGCCGCGGCCCGTGCGGCCATCGAGGCCCGGACGGTGTACGGCGCGGTCGTCGTCACCCAGCAGGGCCCGAAGCTGCTCACCGCCTCGGCCGCGAGCACGGTGGTGGCCCAGCTGCTGCAGCAGGCGGTAACCGCCGGGAGCCCGCAGGGCACGCAGGTGCGGATCACCGATGTGGTCGCGGCGCCGGCCCAGGACCCACGCGGCGCCGTACTCAACTCCAGCCTGCTGCCGATGACCCTCGCGGGAATCGCGGCAGGCGCCGTCATCACGCTCCTCGGACTGCGCGGTACCCGCGGAGCCCTGGCACTTCTCGGCTCGGCCGCCCTGGTCGGCATCGTGGCAGCCGCGCTCACCCACAGCTGGCTCGGCGCGCTCAGCGGCAACTGGTGGGCCGAAGCCGGCACACTCGGCCTCACGGCCCTCGCGGTCGGCGCCACCGTGGCCGGACTCGCGGCACTGATCGGCCCGGCCGGCATAGGGGCCGGCGCCCTGCTCTGCATGCTGGTCGGCAACGCCTTCTCGGGCATGACCTCCGCCCCCGAGCTGCTGCCCGAGCCGGCCGGGCTGATCGGCCAGTGGCTGCCGCCCGGCGCCGGTGGCTCACTGCTGCGGTCCGTGGCGTTCTTCGACGGCGCACAGGCCGTGCGATCGTCGATCACGCTGACCATGTGGGTGATCGCCGGCCTGGCCGCCGTCCTGCTCGCCCGCCCGCGCCGCCCCACCTCCGCATCCGCCGCCGTGCCTCGGCAGGCACCGGAGGCCGCTACGGCCGGCTGA
- a CDS encoding DoxX family protein codes for MSTTAVVVTVLTALWVGFSGVSLLRRAAFVVEPLVVYGVPRSWWTALAVLKLLGAMGLLVGLGVPVLGGAAAAGLILYFLGAIVTVLRARSYKTVAFPVLYLAPVVATATLAFA; via the coding sequence ATGTCCACTACCGCTGTTGTCGTCACCGTCCTGACCGCCCTGTGGGTGGGATTCTCCGGCGTGTCGCTGCTGAGGCGCGCCGCGTTCGTCGTCGAGCCCCTGGTGGTCTACGGGGTGCCGCGTTCATGGTGGACTGCCCTCGCGGTCCTCAAGCTCCTCGGCGCGATGGGCTTGCTGGTGGGGTTGGGTGTGCCCGTACTCGGTGGGGCCGCGGCGGCGGGCCTCATCCTCTACTTCCTCGGCGCGATCGTCACGGTCCTGCGGGCGCGCTCGTACAAGACCGTCGCGTTCCCCGTCCTGTACCTGGCACCCGTCGTAGCCACGGCCACCCTGGCCTTCGCCTGA
- a CDS encoding TetR/AcrR family transcriptional regulator: MARVSQEHLDARRRQILDGATRCFSRNGFHTASMQDVLREVGLSAGAVYRYFTSKDELIAAIATEALAAVRAAFERAAEEHPPPLPDVLLTQTLGNVLAGGVLGSGGPGTGDEPEFPRVALQVWAETLRNPELAKALRQGFDEMHGAWSKIVAGYQEAGLMRADVPADRVARTLVALAQGFIAQQALFGDVEVEQLRDGLRGLMSMTGPRAG, translated from the coding sequence ATGGCTCGCGTATCCCAGGAACACCTCGACGCCCGCCGCCGCCAGATCTTGGACGGCGCCACGCGCTGCTTCAGCCGCAACGGCTTCCACACCGCGTCGATGCAGGACGTCCTGCGCGAGGTCGGTCTCTCCGCGGGCGCGGTCTACCGCTACTTCACCAGCAAGGACGAGCTGATCGCAGCCATCGCGACCGAGGCTCTCGCCGCCGTCCGGGCCGCCTTCGAGCGAGCTGCCGAGGAGCACCCGCCGCCACTGCCCGACGTACTGCTCACCCAGACCCTCGGCAACGTGCTGGCCGGAGGGGTGCTCGGCAGCGGTGGCCCGGGAACCGGCGACGAGCCCGAGTTTCCCCGAGTGGCACTGCAGGTATGGGCGGAAACGCTGCGCAACCCGGAGTTGGCCAAGGCGCTGCGCCAGGGGTTCGACGAGATGCACGGGGCCTGGAGCAAGATCGTCGCGGGCTACCAGGAGGCCGGGCTGATGAGGGCCGACGTACCGGCCGACCGCGTGGCGCGCACCTTGGTGGCGCTGGCGCAGGGGTTCATCGCCCAGCAAGCCCTGTTCGGAGATGTGGAGGTCGAACAGTTGCGGGACGGGCTGCGCGGCCTGATGTCCATGACGGGACCCAGGGCCGGCTGA
- a CDS encoding DUF6368 family protein, with protein sequence MAGPAVGLWLFEHRSFEGIRAGVIPWLETICGPVETEADGDVAFRVQDPASLGLHALNAAAAGMFFLSEDDCIPADDEDYSDFSQPPVQGLVLAAGSSGQVNHMLLGHLALAFAQRLHAVIDFDGVLGFTPGDRAEEAADLARARALVASLPGTVREVSYDTGGGYRWIRHVGDLQFLSAWLRHPDFRLVT encoded by the coding sequence ATGGCGGGACCGGCGGTGGGGCTGTGGCTGTTCGAGCACCGCAGCTTCGAAGGGATACGAGCCGGTGTGATCCCGTGGCTGGAGACGATCTGCGGACCAGTCGAAACCGAGGCTGACGGAGACGTGGCCTTCCGAGTCCAGGACCCCGCATCACTCGGCCTACACGCCCTCAATGCCGCTGCGGCGGGCATGTTCTTCCTCTCGGAGGACGACTGCATACCGGCAGACGACGAGGACTACTCCGACTTCTCGCAGCCGCCAGTCCAGGGCCTCGTACTCGCCGCCGGCAGCTCGGGGCAGGTGAACCACATGCTGCTCGGGCACCTCGCCCTTGCCTTCGCCCAACGGCTCCACGCGGTGATCGACTTCGACGGGGTCCTTGGATTCACCCCTGGCGACCGGGCCGAAGAAGCCGCGGACCTGGCCCGAGCACGGGCGCTGGTGGCATCCCTTCCCGGTACCGTCAGGGAAGTTTCCTACGACACGGGCGGCGGCTACCGCTGGATCCGGCATGTCGGCGATCTGCAGTTCCTCAGTGCCTGGCTGCGGCACCCAGACTTCCGCCTCGTCACATAG